In Gopherus evgoodei ecotype Sinaloan lineage chromosome 21, rGopEvg1_v1.p, whole genome shotgun sequence, a single window of DNA contains:
- the LOC115638039 gene encoding olfactory receptor 12-like — protein MEPIRKVNHTGVKEFILLGFGRGLWFQIVPFVMFLVIYIITVLGNTILVLIIRADSHLHTPMYFFLKNLSFLDFCCSSSVAPRAMVSFLAGSKAISYNGCATQFFFITVFLTTEAFLLAVMAYDRYSAICNPLLYSVTMSKWVCVQLVAGSYLCGCVNSMVQTGFTFTLNHCGSNEIDHFFCDGPPLVSLSCSDKYVNYLVMFTFCGLIIVTTALIVLISYVYVISAILRIRSAEGRHRAFSTCTSHMMVVTLFYGSTALMYAQPTRLASLFPRKAMSVFYTLFVPMLNPFIYSLRNKEVKDSLRIVGKKCLKK, from the coding sequence ATGGAGCCAATAAGAAAAGTAAACCACACAGGAGTGAAAGAATTCATCCTGCTGGGGTTTGGAAGAGGTCTGTGGTTCCAGATTGTCCCCTTTGTGATGTTCCTGGTGATTTATATAATAACCGTGCTGGGAAACACCATCCTGGTCCTCATCATTAGAGCTGACTCTCACCTTcatacccccatgtacttcttcctcaaGAATCTGTCCTTCTTAGACTTCTGCTGCTCTTCCTCTGTTGCCCCCAGAGCCATGGTAAGCTTCCTAGCAGGGAGTAAAGCCATTTCCTACAATGGATGTGCCACCCAATTCTTCTTCATCACTGTCTTCCTCACCACTGAAGCATTTCTGCTTGCAGTGATGGCGTATGATCGATACTCCGCCATCTGCAACCCACTCTTGTATTCCGTTACCATGTCCAAGTGGGTTTGCGTTCAACTGGTTGCAGGGTCGTATCTCTGCGGCTGTGTGAATTCAATGGTGCAAACAGGTTTCACCTTTACACTGAACCATTGTGGGTCTAATGAGATtgatcatttcttctgtgacggCCCTCCCCTGGTTAGTCTCTCCTGCAGTGACAAGTATGTCAATTATCTTGTGATGTTTACCTTCTGCGGCCTCATCATAGTGACCACTGCCCTGATTGTGCTCATCTCCTATGTCTATGTCATCTCCGCCATCCTCAGGATTCGCTCTGCTGAAGGCAGACAcagagccttctccacctgcacctcccatATGATGGTTGTGACTTTATTTTATGGGTCCACTGCTTTGATGTATGCCCAGCCCACTAGGCTAGCTTCTCTGTTTCCAAGGAAAGCGATGTCTGTGTTTTATACCCTTTTTGTTCCCATGTTGAATCCCTTCATCTACAGCCTTAGAAACAAGGAAGTGAAAGATTCTTTAAGGATCGTGGGCaagaaatgtttgaaaaaatGA